From Candidatus Binatota bacterium, the proteins below share one genomic window:
- a CDS encoding alpha/beta hydrolase, whose product MLLLHNHSGAVMPVSKELQAIIDAIPSDFADPAADYNAVRKMFAPFHGHPVGDDLRITITEYGGVRCGEYELEEHESNRIVFHCHGGAFVSTPLDEYHFYAEIIARQTGCRVVMPDYRLAPEYPYPAAADDCFKSYRGLLDSGVNPDDVILLGESCGGSLAVGLLLQLREKNLPMPACLVSLTGWFDLSVSGESVDGRDPFLTPEWVRNRGRDYVAGKMNLNDPRVSPAFADLSDLPPMYLQIGQFDTVREGAISLAINALRSGVEVTMESWPGMIQGWHGLVNAGVPEATAAWAKIRGYILDRTRM is encoded by the coding sequence ATGCTACTCCTCCACAATCACAGTGGAGCAGTCATGCCTGTCAGTAAAGAACTTCAAGCAATCATCGATGCCATACCTTCCGATTTTGCCGATCCAGCGGCTGACTACAATGCCGTGCGCAAAATGTTCGCCCCATTCCACGGCCATCCTGTCGGTGATGATTTACGAATTACGATAACGGAGTACGGCGGCGTTCGTTGCGGCGAGTACGAGTTGGAGGAACACGAAAGCAACCGGATAGTATTCCATTGCCATGGTGGTGCTTTCGTCTCTACCCCGCTTGATGAGTACCATTTCTACGCCGAAATCATTGCACGCCAGACTGGTTGCAGGGTAGTAATGCCTGACTATCGGCTGGCTCCAGAGTACCCCTACCCAGCCGCAGCTGACGACTGCTTCAAGTCCTACCGTGGTCTACTGGACAGTGGCGTAAATCCAGACGACGTCATACTGCTGGGGGAATCCTGCGGCGGCAGCCTCGCGGTAGGATTACTGTTGCAGCTGCGAGAGAAGAACCTGCCGATGCCGGCTTGCTTAGTATCACTGACAGGCTGGTTTGACCTGTCTGTCTCTGGAGAATCAGTAGATGGCCGAGATCCGTTCTTGACCCCGGAGTGGGTTCGCAATCGAGGTCGAGATTACGTGGCAGGGAAAATGAACCTCAATGATCCACGCGTGTCGCCAGCATTTGCTGATTTGAGCGACCTACCTCCCATGTATTTGCAGATAGGTCAGTTCGATACAGTCCGCGAAGGGGCAATTTCACTTGCCATCAACGCCCTGCGTTCGGGCGTGGAGGTCACCATGGAGAGCTGGCCTGGCATGATCCAGGGCTGGCATGGCCTGGTGAATGCGGGAGTACCGGAGGCTACTGCTGCGTGGGCAAAAATTCGTGGCTACATACTGGACAGGACAAGGATGTAA
- a CDS encoding amidohydrolase family protein, with protein MSRIVFTNARLLDGDHPAQPGQTVIVDGGRLVYVGDDTTARLDPSDQQFALDGRTLMPGMFQAHWHGSYKGLDFKCLPVGLEQPPGYLMLLASTQAKLALDCGFTSVIGAATGAALDAQLKMAIADGIVEGPRIFASGRWLITTGDSNDLPEYSWWGLTSMGAQRICDGPDEFRKGVRREILEGAEVIKIFNDSGHALLYGSSFLSMNADELTAAVEATHQRGKLIRSHVTGKQAILDCIDAGVDILDHVDQLDVECIDRIVESDTFVCPSVYLLKAILETVSAQGDGTIDQPFFEVMQQDFDNMCRMLPLAARAGAKFMIGDDWGTAMTPHGDYHKEMQLYVDCGVAELDVIRWATRHPAESMNMGKELGTISTGKIADLLVINGDPSEDISVLGDQDKLQLVMTEGKICKNNLA; from the coding sequence GTGAGTCGAATCGTTTTTACAAATGCCAGGCTATTGGATGGGGATCATCCTGCGCAGCCAGGCCAGACCGTAATTGTCGATGGAGGCCGCCTGGTTTATGTCGGCGACGACACTACTGCCAGGTTGGACCCGAGTGACCAACAGTTTGCATTGGATGGTCGCACCCTTATGCCAGGCATGTTTCAGGCTCATTGGCATGGTTCCTACAAGGGCCTGGATTTCAAGTGCCTGCCGGTTGGACTGGAACAACCCCCCGGCTACCTGATGCTGCTCGCTTCCACCCAGGCAAAATTGGCTTTGGATTGCGGGTTCACCAGCGTCATTGGGGCCGCCACCGGAGCCGCGTTGGATGCGCAGCTAAAAATGGCAATCGCAGATGGTATTGTCGAAGGACCCCGTATCTTTGCTTCCGGACGATGGCTTATCACCACCGGTGACTCTAACGATTTACCGGAGTATTCCTGGTGGGGCCTCACCAGTATGGGTGCGCAACGCATTTGTGACGGCCCTGACGAGTTTCGCAAAGGTGTGCGTCGGGAGATCCTGGAGGGAGCAGAGGTCATCAAGATATTCAACGACAGTGGCCACGCACTGCTCTACGGCTCAAGCTTTCTTTCCATGAACGCCGATGAACTCACTGCAGCAGTCGAAGCCACGCACCAACGGGGTAAACTGATTCGCTCTCACGTTACCGGCAAACAGGCCATTCTCGATTGTATCGACGCGGGTGTCGACATCCTGGATCACGTCGACCAACTCGATGTGGAGTGTATTGACCGTATCGTTGAAAGCGACACATTCGTCTGTCCCAGCGTCTACCTGCTGAAAGCCATTCTCGAAACCGTGAGCGCCCAGGGCGACGGCACCATCGACCAGCCGTTTTTCGAGGTCATGCAGCAGGACTTTGACAATATGTGCCGGATGCTGCCGCTGGCCGCCCGTGCCGGTGCAAAGTTCATGATTGGTGATGACTGGGGTACGGCGATGACACCCCACGGTGACTATCATAAAGAGATGCAACTCTACGTCGATTGCGGAGTAGCTGAATTGGACGTCATCCGCTGGGCAACCAGGCATCCAGCAGAATCCATGAATATGGGAAAAGAACTGGGCACAATCAGCACGGGTAAAATAGCCGATTTACTCGTGATCAACGGAGACCCCAGCGAGGATATCAGCGTCCTGGGAGACCAGGACAAACTGCAGCTTGTTATGACAGAAGGGAAAATTTGTAAAAATAACCTGGCGTAA
- a CDS encoding nuclear transport factor 2 family protein, with amino-acid sequence MTEIESQILRLNDLEDIKGLVHRYAHCIWQEKPLEAADLFSDDGIIDFGPYGGRVSGREKLRSLLQEKVEEQWLQPFVHNHLIDLDGDKASGYVYIDLRSQTEGGCMIGSGYYEDDYVRIDGQWKFKCRAVHMEYLVPAGTSWSRATD; translated from the coding sequence GTGACTGAAATAGAATCGCAAATATTACGACTCAATGACCTTGAAGATATCAAGGGCCTCGTTCATCGATATGCACACTGTATCTGGCAGGAAAAACCACTGGAGGCCGCCGATCTTTTTTCTGATGATGGCATTATCGATTTTGGACCTTATGGTGGGCGAGTTTCGGGACGTGAGAAGCTGCGGTCCCTGTTGCAAGAAAAAGTTGAAGAGCAGTGGTTACAACCTTTCGTCCACAATCACCTGATTGATCTCGACGGTGATAAGGCAAGTGGATATGTCTATATCGATTTGCGCAGCCAAACTGAAGGCGGCTGTATGATCGGGTCCGGGTATTACGAAGACGACTACGTGCGTATTGACGGTCAGTGGAAGTTTAAGTGTCGTGCCGTGCACATGGAGTACCTGGTGCCCGCAGGCACGTCATGGAGTCGGGCAACCGATTAA
- a CDS encoding MarR family transcriptional regulator — protein MKEQDWVEDIFSAWAREFPDEDTTALKTMTRLARLDLLLATFQQQCLSPLDLVMSDFMVLASLRRLGAPYQATPSTLYNVMERSSGGMTKMIKRLESMELVERLPDPADGRGSLVRLTKRGFDIHGKAFHRFVEGSNALLEDASVTRGKTLDRSLQFLVRAFEDYQRG, from the coding sequence GTGAAAGAACAGGATTGGGTGGAAGATATTTTCTCGGCGTGGGCACGGGAATTTCCCGACGAGGATACCACCGCGCTCAAAACCATGACACGGTTGGCTCGGCTGGATCTGCTTCTCGCTACTTTCCAGCAGCAATGCTTGTCTCCCCTGGACCTGGTCATGAGTGACTTTATGGTGCTTGCGTCCCTGAGACGACTGGGCGCACCCTACCAGGCTACGCCCAGTACGCTGTATAACGTCATGGAGCGTTCTTCGGGGGGGATGACCAAGATGATCAAGAGGCTGGAGTCCATGGAGTTGGTAGAGCGATTACCTGATCCCGCCGATGGCAGGGGTAGCCTGGTGCGCTTGACCAAACGTGGTTTCGATATCCACGGTAAGGCATTTCATCGCTTTGTTGAGGGCTCAAACGCACTACTGGAGGATGCCTCTGTGACACGAGGCAAGACGTTGGACCGCTCATTGCAATTCCTGGTGCGAGCCTTTGAGGATTACCAGCGGGGTTAA